The Danio aesculapii chromosome 7, fDanAes4.1, whole genome shotgun sequence DNA window GATGGCATTAAGAGACACACAAAGGCTGGCAATTACACCGAAAACGACACCTGCCCAAGAAAGGGAACCTGCCACGGCTTCTTGGTCCACACCCAACCAGAACCCACCTGAAGGAGGACAACAAAAGACAAACCTTTAGGACATCTCTTTTGTTACAGACTGCATTGTGTTGGTGAAAGGAACAGTCACGCAGTGGTTATTGTATGATGACTATCAAGGCTGAACGATatatttgagcatcgatatcacaatgtgttatgtaataatgtaatgtattttttatttattgccatgtcagcaaccaaggctattttcaatattaaataaattatgaacagcaaacaaatgaatacacaagttaaataagatgtttagtgttAAAACAAAGCATGGAACGCTGGGTGAAACACGGTTAAAGAGGCACAGGTGTACGGTTGCTTCACGGATTCTTCCTTCACGGGTTTTAGCTCCTGGTTTGAGGGAAAAATAaggtaatttagattttttttaagaataatatTTGATTGTTAATGTTGGCTTCGTGTTTTATCTTTCAGGATTCATTTGCGTCTGTTTATTTCCTCTCTAGTTCTTACGGTGATTCATGACGAAGTAATGTGTACTAATTCTATGCAGTGTGACCAATAAATGAATCGTGAATCATCAGTGAAAGACTTTATCTTTTAACCAGGACGCTACAATAAGAATTCTGAAATATTatctggtgtcactttgctaaaaatgtccttaagagagttcatttcataaaaaaaaaagtcttctagaatcattaaaagcaggacagtccagtaaaatgtgttttacagtaaggggaGTTTTGCAGCATAAacattgagtggggtcttcaTCTTTAAGTAAAAAGGCGTGAGTTAATCTTGTATACCCAatacgacatctggtaaaaaataattgatcaaatctagtcttaaaattctgtttgagatttcaggttggatttcatgtaatttattattttccaacacatcccactcctcttgccacttatataaaatgtaaatgttgataAAAGGTCTCATCTCTGATGGAGGAATTTGGCATTTGTTCACAACTTGCTTCAAAGCTAAATCACAATGTGCGATGTGTAGTCACGTCGcaggattattatttattaaagaataaaagatgaaaatattacaaaatattgttgttgtttgtttaaaagtatttatacaacgttgaccatgttattttacatttaattgttcgatttctgtacttgaatactgttagactcccacAGAAAACCCTAAAgcactgttcatttatttattttagctcgtaatttattgattaatttaatgcagatgcactgcagAGAAAAAGACTAGGTCATCAGTCGATCTAAGTGAATGAAatcattccaaatagagctatttaagtcatatggtgaaattatattcataataattataaatcataaaATTTATATTCAACATAATATATATCttggcaaaacaaaatatcgcaatgttagatttttccaatatcatgcagccctagactgtatcaaaaatatatttaaatcattttccaGGTAAAGGAAAAGCTCTTTAGAGAATGATAATCAACAAATTTTGTTACTTGATGGACTTGTTTTTTATAAAAGCAATCATTCACTTAGAAAAAGTggcttgaagggatagttcacccaaaaatgaacatttattcactgtttactctccctcaagctgtttcaagagttcctttattttgttgaacactatagaagatatcttgaagaaagctgaaaacctgtaaccactgactgcGTTACTgtattcttattatatttttggggaatgcagtaatgtaacaaatcatattttaaatttgtgtaattttaatacagttactaaagtcaatgtaattgcttTACAAATATAGCTTTTAGtagaaaaaatgcttcttttaaatcatgttttctgctgcaaagtgagcatgcgcttttaaattgctggaaaACGTCAGCTGAAATGGCTGCTGATGAGAGtgtttgcttcttcaagtggaaatacagacattactttgatttcattgagcttgaatacaaaaatattactgtgaaatgcagtctGTGTCCAGTCTCGAAGAATTTTCGACTGCTTTTATCTCGACCAGCagcttgttcaagcacttgaatagaaagcattctacgaCAATACGCGTCAAAAAGGAGGACACCGGTGCCCAAAAACACGGCGGTCGTCTTTTACACGTGCACAAGTTCGTTGTTTTCAATGGAGACGTCCGGCTTTCGCACACATATTCGGAGCACATATTTTCCAGGCGCACCCGCAAGTCCacgacaagaactgaccgatcaggtTCATGTTTTGTATGGactatatacacatttcagtagactaattacctcagaagaacacagaacaaccaaacactgcagtgtttttcatactatgaatgtcaatggttacaggtttacagttttcttcatgtcttcttttgtgtttaaaaaagacAAACTGGTTTAGAACAAACGAATGAtaagagaattttaagtttaatGTTTCTTTCAGtggatattaaattactgaaagagctgcagtttattttgtatttttataggtgtgttttatatattttaaaagtaacttcaaagtaatttgtttactttttacatgaagtaattagtaatgtaatcagattacaattttccagtattAGTCAGTactttgtaatctattactttttaaaaattaacttacccaacactgtttacaggttcaaaatatcttatttcgtgtccaacaaaagaaagaaaaacaaactggtttgaaacaagagaagggtgagtaaacacCAGTTTTggtgtgaacgatccctttaatcaTCCAAACACACAGCTAATATGAAGGCAGGTTTCTGGCTTAAAGGGTCATTCATTAAATCTGTAATGACTACTATATCATAGCCAGTAGCTATGTTAGACAACACTAAATTAAGGTGATGTAGTAACACATTCCATGCATTTACTAcagtaattacaatgaattacCCACATTCTAACCATTTTTATTTCACCCAACCATATAGTATGTATATGAAATTGCTTAATATTACTTCTATAATATCGCAaagctagatttttccaatatcgtgactCAATTGAAAAGAGAAACTGCTATACTCACCCAGAATGACTCCACAACAGAGCACCGCGTAGAAGGACGTCGTTTGCTTGAGAACCACGTAAGACAAAATAACGTTGAACACAGTGGAAAGCGAGCGTCCAACAGTGTAAAAGGCGACTCCCACATATTTCAGACACAAGTTATTAAACGTGATCATGCCTATGAACACGACCGTCAGCGGGAGTATCTCTCTGGACACCCGCATATCAAACTTTAATGAGGGGAAATCCACGGATCCAGGACACAAGTTGGAGAGAAAACTCATGAGTAAACACAGTCCGACACTCACAACACACTGGAAGAAAGTGATGAAGACCGGCGCGTCGAGCTCCTTGCTGTCTAACAGGTAATTATTCAGGAAAACCATGGAGATTGAGATGAACCAGTAGAGAGTCACGACCAGGGCGATTTTGGTGGCTTTCATAAAAAATGGCTCTTCTTTGTCCCCGGGACGAGTGGAGTCTGTGAAGGCCATTTTTAATATTCGGGATCGTTTGAGCTGGGACCTGTTCATGTTGCAGGAATGAAAGAAGCGGAATATTGTTAGTAAACATTGGTTATttcataataacaacaacaacaacaacaacacaagagCTGCAGAACAGTGTGTGTGAACTGGCCATAGTGGGGAAACACGATAGTAAACACGTCAGGACTGCTTGACAACTTCCCGGTTGGATTTCTTAAAGGGGTATACGCaccagaaataaaatataaaaaccgcAATTTTATACACTTTGAATATCAATTAAGCATCATTATAATGATTATAGCTTCGATTTTTAATTAATGAGTCGAATAGAAATCAATGAAATACAGTCAAAGCGTTTCCTGGTGGTAATATCTTATATTTATCTTACGTTGATAACTACAGCTAACTTCGAATATGATGTGTGTTGCTTAAAAATTAGACACTTTCGTTCAAATGCGATGCTCAAGTCTTACCTTAGTGGAAAGCAGACATTTGCTTCTAACCATTTGCATTGCACATTGCATCAGGAAGTGTTTTTAATACTGAACTCCTCCTTTTCCCCGAGACAAACTACGTAGTATTACAGGTTTTGTAAAAACAATAGAGTAAAACAGGTAGTACTAGTCAGTGCAGACCTGCGTCACATCTACTTtcacatatattttaatttttttattgataaaaaatctgtcaaaataaatatatttgagttAATAACAAAAATCACACATCAGAGGTcagataaatataattatatgcaTTAATTTGGAATCTCTTTGCATTTTATGAGGCTGTAATGTAAAGTTAAATCTATTTACTTTACAGACTTGAcatgattgttttatttaaatgtgaatattatttgatttacctccagattttattataatatcacaattttttcattattttttccttttacttaataatataatttatttattaatataaagttGTAAACCTATGGGACATTGTCGATTGAAACGGTTGCTTAAAATGACTAATTTATAATATGGGGCTGCCATGAGTATCTTAAATATTATGAACAATATTACAGCtatatttaacaaacaaaaacaaaacaaaaagtttctTGCCTCAATGTGTTATTAAGAGTTAATAGTGTTTAAATCAAGAATACTGCAGCTATGCATAATAAACAATATCTTaatctatacatttttatttgtgtattaatttGGTTGgaatatattatagtaaatattaacattaaaactattaacattaatgttaatattaacattatattaacatTAAAGGTACGTAGCTTAATAATTAATTGTTACATTGGTTTTATGTGTGCATTTTCAAATAGGTGGTATGTTTGTGATATGTTAGTATACGTTATCAGTAGATATAActtaaatattttctgttttattagattttcacgCTGAAGTCGCTTATATACTTGTTTTAGATTTCATCGAAATAGATACTAGCGTagggacttttaatttgaatTGTGGAATAGGGCGGGGGTTGGAGGGGTGGTCATTTCCGGTTTTGAGCTCCGCTGATGCGTATCGATAGATATCAGTGCATCCTGAcgtaattatattttacattttgcttaATTTAAAAGACAAGACAGGCGTTGTCCGTCATATCATAACAGCAGAATGGCAACAACAATAAGCACGCAACGAGGACAGGTAAGAGTTTCTGTCTCCTCCAGTAGCAGACATCATGCTAGCATTCTCAGCAAAagatatatttcccaaatgaaaacaaacattggAAGTTGCGCAGTACAGAATTATCACCCTGTCAGTGTGTATATAAAGATAATACACGAATAAGACAGCTTAATGTGCGTCTAAACATCACAATGTTTGATAAACACCAACGCGAAATACCAAAATATGAATATGTCGGTCAGTTTTGCTGAAGCATTGAGTTCTGTCATGATGTGACCACcctttattaaatatgtatttgtatatcgGACTTTAATTAACGATTTGTATCCACATAGCATGTAAATAGACAAACAAACCACTTTCTGATCGTTTTTTTGTCCTCCTTTAGTTAAAGTATTCGTTAAGTGTGTTATATTTTGTGTAAtgtaattatattgtatatatttatatattttaagccattttgaacGTGTTTATTATTGTGTATCTACAATCGGACTCGTGATTTAGCACGTTATGTTAGTTTGCAAAGGGAAGTTGATGCATGACGTAATGACAGGCACTTCTGGACTGCTTTTGGTGCAATGAATAATCATATTTACTATAATTCTGTCTGTTCTATAATTTCTATAATTCTGTCTGTTGTAAAcccaaaattacattttagaaGGTGTTGAGTTAACTGATAAATATTCAATGACAAACATTCGTAATATTGTTCAGAATCTAAATAAAATTACTTCTAGaggcatttttttttctggaactcTATTATAGTTGATATTAATTGTTGATATTAACTCCGTTTAAAAATTCTATTAacagtaaaattaaagaaatatattttaaaatactacgAACAATTTGCTCAGTAAAATCTTTATCATCAAAGTACAGTTTCTGTAATGCAGATAAGCCTTTGTGATTTATTTCTGGAATGATctagcaaaatatatattttaaaatgacaaaacttagttattattttactttaaatatatattttttattataaaaacaagtCCAACAAAACTCTTGAATGTattgttaatcttttttttattggcAAAATTTCACATGCACAAGCAGAAATAATCTCAGAAGTCACTCACAGAAATCATCTCCcacattaacatttttttgtatcgattttgatttctttatttctaCTGTGAAATTGTTGAAAAGCAAAAAATCTGAGCTATGTAtcagtaattataattataatttgattCCCCTGATAATTCTTAAAATCATTGCATGTAGAAATGCTACACATTATGCTttgtggattttatttatttatttaattatttttatttgttttattttttaccattattatATTAGATTTTGTTATGTTCACCTTTTATATTGTGTTGTTGTTTGTATGTTCCTGATGGTTTgtgcaataaaaaaactattagtgCAATGCCATAGGTGTGCTGATATACACTACTGTAGTGTAAGACTGCATACTATAGAAATGTACTAAAAAGATATATTAGCAGTGTGTTCAAAACGTAAATTGTACTATGTTGAGATGtgtttgtttataaaaatatgaatttaaaaaggagCATAAAAAACAGGAtcctgttaaacatttttaataataatagtatgtatgtatgtatgtatgtatgtgtgtgtgtatatatatatatatatatatatatatatatatatatatatatatatatatatatatatatatatatagcagcatatataaaatgaacagatcaataataatttgcatttaaattttaGTGGAGATggaaataaagcagcattttggAACGTTTGAGTGGTTGTTTATCAAGAACTCTTAAAACTTGTGATACTGATTGAACAGCgtgatgtaattttatttattgtctttgaTAACATTGTTCAGAATGAACAATAAGTTATTTATCACAgagcatatattttatatcttgttTAATGGATTAAAGCTAAGGCTTCTTTTTTCAGTTAATAATATAGAATTGCTATAAATGCAAAATAGAAGGCGCATTGTATAAATCACTATAAAACCAATAGTGActtgatttattaataattacaaagtTATAACTCATATTCACAGTTTTAGATATAAAATGACATAATATATAAGCAATAGATTCTTGCACAGCATTATTTGTCTTTTCAGATATAAGACATTTATTAGGAGATTATTCTAAGTCAAGTGTTTACTTGACTTATAATGcgatgtaatgtgcatttatatagggcgtttattgtgtatggccatacacccaaagcacttgtTTCCATTATTTAGTTTTGTTGGATCTCTTTAAGAAAATTCAAataattcaatgtattttttaaatcatgaatCACATCACACCAAagtctgtcatttaaaaaaaaatcaaacatggcTCCATTAGATTATACAAGACACTCAATATTAAAAAAGACATTAATTaagcattaattaaaaataacaaaacaataaaatactcaagttaatttaacaaaaagaaaaatttaaaatattattatattatataagataatgtttatttgatttactttataatataatataatataatataatataatataatataatataatataatataatatgatgtgatgtgatataatataaaataatatgatatgatatgatataatataatataaaataatataatatataatataatatgatgtgatataatataaaataatatgatatgatataatataatataatataatataatataatataatataaaataaaataatattatatataaaataaaataatataatataatataataatataaaaagacTGTTTGTGGtattataaatattgtaattattgcaCAGAATTGAGAAGCTGCTCTTATTCTCTGTTCAGGTTTACATCGGTGAGTTGCCTCAGGATTTTCTGAGGATCATGCCgactcagcagcagcagcaagtgCAGTTAGATGCGCAGGCGGCCCGACAGCTGCAGTACGGAGGATCTTTAGGCACTGCTGGACGCCTCAGCATCACTGTAGTACAGGTACTGCTTTTACAGCATTACAATTATACACTTAACTCAGATTTTTACACTACTTTTTGGAACTTCCATTGGTTGTAGAGCACGTTTTATATTGCTTAAAAGAACCCAGTCCAAGACAGGGTAGCATTTACTGAATTAAAGCTGATTGTTTTCATTTAACCTGGATAATCAGTTTACAAATCATGCTGGACTGATCTGTTTCCATCTGTTCTCAAGTCAACAACTTGCAGATTGAAATGTTTCAGTGACAGAGAATCTCCAgctaacaattcactgattcaaatgattcagttagaGCAAGTCTATAGTTAACGATTCTctgattcaaattattcagtGAGAGCAAATCTACaggtaatgattcactgattcaaataattcagTTAGAGCAAGTCTACagttaatgattcaatgattcaaattaTTCAGTTAGAGCAAGTCTACAGtttatgattcactgattcaaattattcagtGAGAGCAAATctacagttaatgattcactgattcaaattattcagtGAGAGCAAATCTACagttaatgattcaatgattcaaattaTTCAGTGAGAGCAAATCTACagttaatgattcaatgattcaaattaTTCAGGGAGAGCAAATCTACAGtttatgattcactgattcaaatgattccaTTAAAGCAAATttacagttaatgattcactgattcaaattattccgTGAGAGCAAATCTACagttaatgattcaatgattctAATTATTCAGTGAGAGCAAATCTACAAttattgattcactgattcaaattattccaTGAGAGCAAATctacagttaatgattcactgattcaaattattcagGGAGAGCAAATCTACAGtttatgattcactgattcaaatgattccaTTAAAGCAAATttacagttaatgattcactgattcaaattattccgTGAGAGCAAATCTACagttaatgattcaatgattcaaattaTTCAGTGAGAGCAAATCTACAAttattgattcactgattcaaattattccaCGAGAGCAAATctacagttaatgattcactgattcaaattattcagGGAGAGCAAATCTACAGtttatgattcactgattcaaatgattccaTTAAAGCAAATttacagttaatgattcactgattcaaattattccgTGAGAGCAAATCTACAGTTAATGATTCAATAATTCTAATAATCCGATCAGACCAAGCGTTCTGCGATCTACTCCACTTATATGCACACTCACAGACTTCCCTTCCCTTCCACCATCAATTTAAAGTGTGCTCCACTTCGTCAAGTGAACGAGGGAGGCTTACATGGAAAAACACTCAATCCCTTGATTTTGACAGAGTGAGTGACTTGGGTTCATATGTCCACTCCAGCACCTATATGTCCCAGAAAACAATGTGATGCCACAACAGTGTAGCTTTCAAGGGTTTAGGGCATTGCATTTAAGCCCATTCAGATGCTCCACCAATAGTGGACACTTGTGCAACATAATAAATGACATGCATCCCAGTGAAGGAGACAGGAAAGTTAGCAAGTGAAAGGCATAAATAATTGTACTGCAATGCAGCCTATGCCTGCAGTTAATGATTAACTGATTCAACTGAGGGTTAAGGTGCGTCTAAAGTTtatgaatcactgattcaaatgaactggTGGACGTGAGTCTAGTTCATAAATAAAACGTTAATAATTCACTGCTTCAGATGATCAAGTCTGAGTGACTTTCCAGTTAACAATTCATTAATTCAGTATTCATGGTCAGAGCCAGTTTAtagttaacaattcactgattcaaatgatccagtcagagggttgttgctagaagagATATACTGTAGCTCTGAGATACAGTTAACAAGATCTaattatattagttattaaattacccattaattgtgttttattaacgtctaccctaccccaaccctaaacccaggcCCGGATTAGGAATTCAGAGGCCTCTAGGGCACATTGTCTTGCAGGCCCCCTACCTGGTCGCACCCctattgttaaatttaaaaataagaataacataatattttaaaaataaaactaatctataatgtattgcccacatttttaaagtaaatgatatacagtaaatatatttctagtctacagagatttagcaaatttttaaagcatttaaagcatactTGAAGtactttaaatacttttaaagcatattttaaatacttaaaatactaatacaactagtgaaaatgaatggattttaatattcttgttcaagttcactggagcaataaaaaaaattatatttaaggaTATTTTTTAACTATATCTTCTACTTCTACAAAGTTATAATGCAtgtgatttggatataacacctctccaatccagttttATGAGTCttctataatacacacacttattactgattcctacttgtcttcctcgtgatgaagagtaggcaaaatctgatatataGTGGGGGGAAAACAAAGAACGTGAAAATCAGATGCTGGATTCAAACCAGATTCATGATCGATCGCGTCAAAACATGTTGTCATGCACTTTACAAGCtactttagttatgttgtctctgtcaatcaaacagtgATGGGCGGGAATCATtcaactagcttattccaacaAGGTGCGCTATTTGGatttagcctaaatagacactccaaaatcggcttttttttttctcccctcccaggggccccaagtgcgcacgggcccctgggccggtgcccataatgcccattggttaatccggccctgcctAAACCCAaatatcacagtaatgtaaaacagaaattataccaagtattattcatattatttatcaaattgcatattaaattttattttattaatgcctatcCCTtacagtaataattaaaaaatattaattgttgttgtacagtgtcactaAAATGATGCCATATTGATGTAAGTATCCACAGCTGTGTGCCATTTTGACTTTACCCAGTCAGAGCTAGTCAGCAatcagtgattcactgattcaaatgaactagTGGGAGTGAATCTCCGGTTAATGATTCACTGAGTTCACAACTGATAGTCTGAAAAGTATGTCACTAAGAACAGATGTAGGATTTATTGTGAATGTAAATCACTTTTTAGTCATGACTGTCAGTTGTTTGTGAAATAAATCCGCTGTAAAATGATTgaatgccagtgtgtgtgtgtgtgtgtgtgtgtgtgtgtgtgtgtgtgtgtgtgtgtgtgtgcgtgtgtgtgtgtgtgtgtctgtgtgtgtgtgtgtttgtgtttgtgtgtgtgtgcataatacCTTCTAATGTTAAAGAATGCAAAGTAATGCTTTTCTCTGCTGTCACATTCTAGATATAAAGCTAATACATGTGCATAGGCTTCTTCTTAAATTGCACATCATTAAATAAATGGTTGATATGCTGAATAACCGTTACATGAGCCACATATTTCAGCCTGTTGCACAAAACAGTGGCTTACTATTGCATTTCCACACATAAACGGCTTGTTGCAACTATTTGTGCAATACTGGATTTCTGTTGGGAGATTGTTAGGCATATAAGGCATTATATAAATATTCCTATTTTCACAGGCCAAGCTTGCAAAGAACTATGGTATGACACGGATGGACCCGTACTGCAGGATTCGACTGGGCTACGCTGTCTATGAGACTCCAACCGCTCACAATGGAGCAAAAAACCCTCGCTGGAACAAAGTCATCCAGTGCACCGTCCCACCCGGGGTGGACTCTTTCTATCTGGAGATATTCGATGAGGTCAGACTTaagtcacaataatcaatatatggagatttcgcacaacacatggacatgagctcaatcatttttggtgatgcaatatatatcgcccatacattctagcaattctagcaacattttagctgattgcacaaCCTCTGTAGCTTTATTGG harbors:
- the slc35c1 gene encoding GDP-fucose transporter 1 isoform X1; this encodes MNRSQLKRSRILKMAFTDSTRPGDKEEPFFMKATKIALVVTLYWFISISMVFLNNYLLDSKELDAPVFITFFQCVVSVGLCLLMSFLSNLCPGSVDFPSLKFDMRVSREILPLTVVFIGMITFNNLCLKYVGVAFYTVGRSLSTVFNVILSYVVLKQTTSFYAVLCCGVILGGFWLGVDQEAVAGSLSWAGVVFGVIASLCVSLNAIFTKKVLPVVDGNIWKLSYYNNLNAIVLFIPLVVILGEVKSLFEFSRLTDLHFWGMMTLGGIFGFAIGYVTGLQIKFTSPLTHNVSGTAKSCAQTVLAVVYWASEKSTLWWTSNLMVLGGSFAYTWVKGMEMKKAPVPTETHSSDPQKNKEDLGV
- the slc35c1 gene encoding GDP-fucose transporter 1 isoform X2, which produces MAFTDSTRPGDKEEPFFMKATKIALVVTLYWFISISMVFLNNYLLDSKELDAPVFITFFQCVVSVGLCLLMSFLSNLCPGSVDFPSLKFDMRVSREILPLTVVFIGMITFNNLCLKYVGVAFYTVGRSLSTVFNVILSYVVLKQTTSFYAVLCCGVILGGFWLGVDQEAVAGSLSWAGVVFGVIASLCVSLNAIFTKKVLPVVDGNIWKLSYYNNLNAIVLFIPLVVILGEVKSLFEFSRLTDLHFWGMMTLGGIFGFAIGYVTGLQIKFTSPLTHNVSGTAKSCAQTVLAVVYWASEKSTLWWTSNLMVLGGSFAYTWVKGMEMKKAPVPTETHSSDPQKNKEDLGV